A window of Fusarium verticillioides 7600 chromosome 10, whole genome shotgun sequence contains these coding sequences:
- a CDS encoding enoyl-CoA hydratase: MAQHTFNRQPPAQSYGLVSFPAQHVMLVVFNRPEALNAMTSDAEYELEALWEWYDEEPSLRCAIVTGAGRAFCAGMDLKEWNQINQRKRDGIPEKRPMDPPTTGFGGLSRRSGKKPIIAAVNGLAMGGGFEIIANLDLIVAAKSATFALPEAKIGVVANAGSLPRLARTIGRPRATEMALTGRSISAAEAREFGFLNAITEDAPADSGVLERPVVQKALEYAALIIKNSPDSVIVSRAGILAGWEHGSAENAVRVHRQTWDKIMAGGHNFHEGVQAFVEKRAPRWVDSKL, translated from the coding sequence ATGGCGCAACACACGTTCAATCGCCAACCACCAGCCCAGAGCTATGGCCTCGTGTCATTCCCAGCACAACACGTTATGCTCGTGGTCTTCAACCGACCCGAGGCCCTCAATGCAATGACCAGCGACGCAGAATATGAGCTCGAAGCTCTCTGGGAATGGTACGACGAGGAGCCCTCACTGCGCTGCGCCATCGTCACAGGCGCTGGGCGTGCATTCTGTGCTGGCATGGACCTCAAGGAATGGAACCAGATCAATCAGCGCAAAAGAGACGGAATTCCCGAGAAGAGACCCATGGACCCGCCCACGACGGGATTCGGCGGCCTTTCGCGTAGGAGCGGAAAGAAACccatcatcgccgctgtAAACGGTCTGGCGATGGGAGGCGGTttcgagatcatcgccaatctcgacctcatcgtcgctgcCAAGAGCGCTAcctttgctcttcctgaGGCTAAGATTGGTGTCGTTGCTAATGCAGGCTCTCTACCAAGACTAGCGAGGACAATTGGTCGCCCGCGCGCCACTGAAATGGCTCTCACAGGGCGGAGCATCAGCGCTGCAGAGGCCCGCGAATTTGGctttctcaacgccatcacTGAAGACGCCCCAGCGGACAGCGGTGTGCTTGAGCGGCCAGTGGTGCAGAAGGCGCTGGAGTACGCTGCACTCATTATCAAGAATAGCCCCGACAGTGTCATTGTGTCTCGCGCGGGTATCCTTGCGGGCTGGGAACATGGGAGTGCTGAGAATGCAGTCCGGGTGCACCGTCAGACGTGGGACAAGATCATGGCTGGTGGACACAATTTCCACGAAGGCGTGCAGGCCTTTGTGGAGAAGAGGGCTCCGAGATGGGTGGATAGCAAGCTATGA